CGCCCACTACGACCTCGCGCCCCGCGGCTGAGGCGGCCAGGGTCAAGAGCGTGGCCGCGGCGTTGTTGTTGAACGCGCAGCCGGGAAAGCCGAACAACCGTTCGCAACGTTCCCGAACGGCGTCCTGTCGTTGACCCCGCCCACCTGTCGGGACGTCCATCTCCACCTCGGCCGCCCGGGACGCGCCGACCATGGCGGCCACCACCTCATCCGCCAGTGGGGCACGGCCCAGGCCCGTGTGGAGGACCACACCGGTCAGATTAAACGCTCTTTTTACGCCGCCCATGACATCTCGTTAATCGAAATAAACCCGGACAAGTATGCAAAATTCGATAAACCCTTGACAAGAGCCTCTTCGCTGTGTTAATCTGCTTTAACTGTAGCTTGAGGATGCGGAAAGCAAGAAAAACGTCGGGCGGTTGGTCGCCCGAGAAAATCTGTCGGCGGGGAACACCCGTCAACACAAAAGGAGCGACATGAAAAAACTACTCATCGCCCTGCTCATCGGCGCCTTGTCCATCGTTTCCCTGATTCTCATCGGTTGCGGTGACCAGGCTGACCACCCCGGCAACCCCGACCGAGGCAGCTACCGGAACCGCTGCCGTGCCCACCGAGACCACCGAGAAGCCCGTCACCCACTAGCACGGTCTCCATCTGAGCGAAAGGGGTCCCCCCGAGGGGGCCCTTTTAATACCGGGATCGGTTGATTGAGGGGCGGCTCCTTCCGCGCGTATAAGGAATCCCCAGGGGCTCCCTTTTTTAATACCGGGTTTTTCTCATCACATATACCCTCGGTACGAAAGGGGTCCAAAGAGGGACTCCTTTTTATGCCGGTGGGCGACTCGATGGACACCGTCTTCGCCTCGGTCATGCTTTTCCCGTCTTGCACCCCCGCCGCAGGAGGAAGAGGCCCAGGGCGGCCACGCTCTTGGAGTCCACCAGACGCCCGTCGAAGAGCATCCGCTCCACCTCCCCGAGCGGCGTGGGCACGAGGCGGATCAGCTCGTCGTCGTCGGGCTGGGGCCGCTCCCGGTGGAGCTCCGTGGCGAGGTACAGGTGGATGAGCTCGTCGCAGAAGCCTGGGCAGGTGTAAACGCCGGACAGGCGCTCCATCTTCCCCGCCCGATAACCCGTCTCCTCCAGGAGCTCCCGGTGCGCCGCCGCCAGGGGATCCTCGCCCGGGTCTATCTTCCCGGCGGGGAGCTCCAGGAGGTCCACCTCGGGCCCCTTGCGGTACTGGCTGATTAAAAGGACGGTTCCGTCATCGAGCAGGGGCAGCATCAGCACGGCGTCGGCGACGCGGACCAGCTCCCGGGTGGAGAGTTTACCGTTGGTCAGCCGCACCTCGTCCACCCGGACCTCCATGATCCGACCGGAGTAGATCAGGCGGCTGGAAAGGCTCTCCTCGCTCAAGACCCCTCCTCGATCTCCAGGCCGGTTATCAGGAACTCGCGACCCTCGAGAACGGCGAGGTCCCTCCCTCCGCAGTGGGGACAGATGAAGTACGGCTCGTCGAGGGTGAATTCCTCGCCGCAGCCCCCGCAGCGGACCCGCCCGTCCCGGCGCTCAACCTCCAGCTCCGAGTCCGCCAGGCGGCCCCCCTCCGTGAGCGCCCGGTAGCAGAACTCGAGGCTCTCGGGCACGAAACCGGTGAGCCGACCCAGGAGCAGCTTCACCTTGACCAGACGCGTGCCCTCCGGGAGCCTGCCCAGCTCCTCCTCCACGGCCCGCACGATTTCCCGGGTGACGGCCAGCTCGTGCATTTATTTTAAAAACGCAGGCCCGCTAAAACCTCGCAGGCGTAGTCCACGTCGTCGAAGGAGACGTCCTTGTGGGTGACCAGGCGGACCTTGTCCGCGCCGAAGGAAAAGAAGCGGACCCCCCTCGCTCCGGCCTCCTCCACTACCCGGTCCGAGGCCACGCCCTCGAGCAGGGGGATGACGATGTTGGTATGGACTTGGGCGGGATCTATCCGGGCCCAGGGGATTCCGGCCAAAGTCTTAGCCAGCCGCTGGGCCTTGGAGTGGTCCTCGGCCATGCGGGCCCAGTTATGCTCGATGGCGTAGAGGCCCGCTGCGGCGAGGATTCCCACCTGGCGCATCCCGCCGCCGCAGATTTTCCGCAACCGGTGCGCCCTCGTGATGAAGTCCGCCGGACCGGCCAGAATCGAGCCCACGGGGCAGCCGAGCCCCTTGGAGAAGCAGCTCATCACCGAGTCCCCCACCGACGCGAGCTCGGCCATGGGTTTCCCGGTGGCCACCGAGGCGTTCCACAGGCGGGCACCATCCAGGTGAATCTTCACCCCGTGCTCGTCGGCGAACGCGCGCAGGACGCGGAAAATCTCCTGGTTCGGCACGACGCCGCCCAGTCGGTTGTGGGTGTTCTCCAGGCAGATCAAAGAGGTGCGCGAGGAGTGGAACTCGCCGGACTTGTAGCGCTTCTTCACCGCGTCCGGATCGGGCGCCCCCTCCACGACGGGCACCTCACGGGTGAGCACCCGGGCCAGAAACCCCGGCGCCCCATACTCGTACTCCAGGATGTGGGCGTCCTGGCCGAGTATGACCTCGTCCCCGCCCGTGGTCCAGGCGGCCACCGCCACCTGGTTCGCCATGGAACCCGAGGCGGTGAAAAGAGCCGCATCCTTCCCCACCAGTCCGGCGTACCGGCGCTCGAGCTCCTTCACCGTGGGGTCGTCGCCCAGGACGTCGTCGCCGACCTCGGCGGAAACCATCGCCTCGAGCATGGCTTTATCCGGCCGCGTAACGGTGTCCGAGCGCAGGTCAACGTCCCTCGCCGCCATGAGCACCTCCCGTGGACGCCGCATCGGCGCCCTTTTCACGCATCAGCCTGAAGTACCGGTACAGGTAAACCGCTAGCGAAACCGCCACCAGAAAGGCGCAAATCCAGGACAGGGCCGTTTCCAGCCAGAGATGGCCCGTGCGCAGGGTGTAGACGACGAGGGTCGCCCCGATGACGAAGGCCGCCGCCTTGCCCGCGTAGCTGCTCATCGGGGTCTCGCGCCTGCGGTGCCGCAGGAGGCAACCGCCCAACAGAATCAGCGCGTCCCGCCCCAGGACGACGACGGCCAGCCACAGGGGGAAATCCCGGTAGATGACCAGCACCACCGCCGCGGCGCCGATGCAGACCTTATCCGCCACGGGGTCTATCACCTTGCCGAACTCGGTGACGGCGTTCCACCGCCGGGCCAGAAGGCCGTCCAGTCCGTCGAAGGCCATGGAGAAAATCATCAGCCCGGCCGCGGCCCAGGGCGCCCAGGCGTCGGGCAGCGTTACCAGATAGAGCACCACCGGCAGCATGACCAGACGGGTAACCGAAAGCAGGTTGGGAATCTGCCGCCGGATACCGGTCGCCGGGGGACGCGCGTTCGAAGGTCCGGGGCTGTCGGTGAAACCTCTCGGCATCGGCGGCTCAATCCGTCGGGGGAGGCATTTCCCCGGTTCTCTTCTCGACATCGTCCACCGTGCGGCGGCGGGGAATTTCCGGCTCGATGCCGGGACCGGTGATCTGCCGACTGGCCAGGAGATCCAGCCCGAGCTCCTGGGTGACGCGGCTCACGGCGCCGTCATGGAGCCGGACCAGCTCGGCGCGGAACTCGATACCGCGGACGGTGAGCGCGGCGCGGACCAGCGTGTACTCGAAAAAGAGAAAGCCGAGGCCGGCCACGACGAAACAGACGATACCGAGGGCCAGACTTACCAGCCAGGGTTTGAAGATGTAGAGCGCGAGCCAGGCGGGGAAAATATAAATGAACGCCCGTCCGACGGCCGCCCAGAGAATCGCGCCCCAACCGGCGTCGGCCCCGGTGTGGCTGGCCATGCCCGTTCGAACCTGAAGGGCCTTAAAATCGGGGCCTAACTCCACCCGCAGCCAGGTGTACAGGGGGTAGAGACGCCGCCGGAGACGAACGTAAAGATCGGGGTGCACGCGGAAACCGGCCGCGCCACGGGGGGTGAAGAGGGTATAGAGGCGCCTGTAACCGGGGAAGGGGGCTCCCGCGGAGTCCATCCAGGCCCGCAGCCCGGTCAACCCGGCGAAGTAACGCTCCCCGTCCAGGGGCTCATCCGCGACGAGGGAAGCCGCGTAGGTGATGTCCTTCACCGGAGCTCCTCCCAGGTGGCCCAGCCGAAGGGCGCGTTCGCCTCGCTTCGGGCGAGGAGGTCCTCGGCTTCGGGCGGAACGCCGCCCTCGTCCAGCCGCTCCAGGGCCGTCACGAGGGAGTGGAAGCACTCCCGATGCTGATTGTACCGCAGGTTGGCGTAGTCCCGCGCCGAGTGCGTGTAAATGAGAAACGGCCAGTCGGAGGCCTCGAGGAGGAGGAGCTCCCGGGCGGCGGCGGCCAGAAGGCGACGGGCCAGCTCCCGCCCCTCGTCTCCGTGCTCCCGGGCGGCGGCGGCCAGGCGGTCCTCCGCGGAGTGTACCGCATCCCAGTAATCCCGCGCGTGTTCACCCAGCCACACCTTGTGGTAGCCGTCGTAGCCCCACGAGCCCTCCCGGAGAACCACCGGCTCGGTCGGAACACGCCCCAGCGCCTCCGACGGGCAGGCCAGGGTGAGCCGCTCCGAGCCGGCGACGCCCTCCAGCACTTGGGACAGCCACTCCGGACCCTCGTACCACCAGTGCCCGAAGAGCTCGCAGTCGAAGGGCAGGGTGAGGACGGCCCGTTCACCGGGGGCCTTCAAAGCCAACTCTTCCAGGATACCCACGAAGTGCCCGGCATGTTCCCGGACCTTCGCCCGGGCGGTCTCGGGGTCGTAGGGGGCCTTGTGGCCCACGTAGACGTCCTTGCCGGTCACCCGCCAGTAGCGCAGGCCGCTGG
The nucleotide sequence above comes from bacterium. Encoded proteins:
- a CDS encoding NUDIX hydrolase: MSEESLSSRLIYSGRIMEVRVDEVRLTNGKLSTRELVRVADAVLMLPLLDDGTVLLISQYRKGPEVDLLELPAGKIDPGEDPLAAAHRELLEETGYRAGKMERLSGVYTCPGFCDELIHLYLATELHRERPQPDDDELIRLVPTPLGEVERMLFDGRLVDSKSVAALGLFLLRRGCKTGKA
- a CDS encoding aminotransferase class I/II-fold pyridoxal phosphate-dependent enzyme translates to MAARDVDLRSDTVTRPDKAMLEAMVSAEVGDDVLGDDPTVKELERRYAGLVGKDAALFTASGSMANQVAVAAWTTGGDEVILGQDAHILEYEYGAPGFLARVLTREVPVVEGAPDPDAVKKRYKSGEFHSSRTSLICLENTHNRLGGVVPNQEIFRVLRAFADEHGVKIHLDGARLWNASVATGKPMAELASVGDSVMSCFSKGLGCPVGSILAGPADFITRAHRLRKICGGGMRQVGILAAAGLYAIEHNWARMAEDHSKAQRLAKTLAGIPWARIDPAQVHTNIVIPLLEGVASDRVVEEAGARGVRFFSFGADKVRLVTHKDVSFDDVDYACEVLAGLRF
- a CDS encoding hydrogenase maturation nickel metallochaperone HypA, with the translated sequence MHELAVTREIVRAVEEELGRLPEGTRLVKVKLLLGRLTGFVPESLEFCYRALTEGGRLADSELEVERRDGRVRCGGCGEEFTLDEPYFICPHCGGRDLAVLEGREFLITGLEIEEGS
- a CDS encoding L-seryl-tRNA(Sec) selenium transferase (catalyzes the formation of selenocysteinyl-tRNA(Sec) from seryl-tRNA(Sec) and L-selenophosphate in selenoprotein biosynthesis) produces the protein MGGVKRAFNLTGVVLHTGLGRAPLADEVVAAMVGASRAAEVEMDVPTGGRGQRQDAVRERCERLFGFPGCAFNNNAAATLLTLAASAAGREVVVG
- a CDS encoding CDP-alcohol phosphatidyltransferase family protein — encoded protein: MPRGFTDSPGPSNARPPATGIRRQIPNLLSVTRLVMLPVVLYLVTLPDAWAPWAAAGLMIFSMAFDGLDGLLARRWNAVTEFGKVIDPVADKVCIGAAAVVLVIYRDFPLWLAVVVLGRDALILLGGCLLRHRRRETPMSSYAGKAAAFVIGATLVVYTLRTGHLWLETALSWICAFLVAVSLAVYLYRYFRLMREKGADAASTGGAHGGEGR